One genomic region from Mycoplasmopsis meleagridis encodes:
- a CDS encoding ABC transporter permease subunit yields MYLKIKLFLQKHLFYRYISKNNVTYLKSKILLKHLLIILAIFILITTISLLNLSLNINEFGLNVFKNNLVNIFKFSEKSSYILGNENSNLWILSINYLWITIKYTLVGSFLGFIIALTTSYITSKNNLKNFLRIPFSIIIIFLRSIPELVFITIFTNSFNSYLAIVLVFFWFSWLWLHKYYLEMFNSLNYKEIYLLKKLGNNNFKIFFNYIWPRISNRIIAQFLYSFESNIRWSSILATLGLGGIGTLIYYGSYSSFRLNELGIPFVILFIFIVFLELFNFIFLNFILRNKSAFYTQKRYLNSVNKTKYICSWKFYFNLLLLLMPLILTIYVLITIDYTSLNLYSSKNIFVSFFNPDWSVFDALSKDINLNPFLQILQTILFSTFISLLSLILTITFLPLFSRLLFNKYYVLFNKIIMTFLRIIPVIIFFFILNTLFFSPLTLLLLILTFHQITVLTKLFSEMIDKFNKNDYHNLKIQGYSKSKIYFLFLIPSIKHELISIFIFYLEINFRNLLTYSIYSQNELVLGSKISYFLNEKFLDLNKAFSYVWISTFTIISINLIKYLIHNRLNKVKLWPLKLIKINFFNI; encoded by the coding sequence ATGTATTTAAAAATTAAACTGTTTTTACAAAAACACCTATTTTATAGATATATTAGTAAAAATAATGTTACATATTTAAAATCAAAAATATTATTAAAACATTTATTAATTATTTTGGCAATTTTTATTTTAATAACAACTATTTCTTTGTTAAATTTAAGTTTAAATATTAATGAATTTGGATTAAATGTATTTAAAAATAATTTGGTAAATATTTTTAAATTTAGTGAGAAAAGTTCATATATTTTAGGTAATGAAAATTCCAATTTATGAATTTTATCTATCAATTATTTATGAATTACTATCAAATATACATTAGTTGGTTCTTTTTTAGGTTTCATTATAGCATTAACAACTAGCTATATCACCAGTAAAAATAATTTAAAAAATTTTTTAAGAATTCCTTTTTCCATCATTATTATCTTTTTAAGATCTATTCCTGAACTAGTTTTTATAACTATATTTACTAACTCATTTAATAGTTATTTAGCAATAGTTTTAGTTTTCTTTTGATTCTCTTGATTATGGCTTCATAAATATTATTTAGAAATGTTTAATTCTCTTAACTATAAAGAAATATATCTTTTGAAAAAATTAGGCAATAATAACTTTAAAATTTTTTTTAATTATATTTGGCCAAGAATTAGCAATAGGATAATCGCACAATTTTTATATTCTTTTGAATCAAACATTAGATGATCATCAATATTAGCTACACTAGGGCTAGGAGGAATAGGGACACTAATTTATTATGGTTCCTACTCATCTTTTAGATTAAATGAATTAGGAATACCATTTGTTATTTTGTTCATTTTTATAGTTTTTTTAGAATTATTTAATTTTATTTTTTTAAATTTTATTTTGAGAAATAAATCTGCTTTTTATACACAAAAAAGATATTTAAATAGTGTTAATAAAACAAAATATATATGTAGTTGAAAATTTTATTTTAATTTGTTGCTTTTATTAATGCCATTGATATTAACAATTTACGTTTTAATAACAATTGACTATACTTCTTTAAATCTTTATTCATCCAAAAATATTTTTGTTTCTTTTTTCAATCCTGATTGATCAGTTTTTGATGCTCTATCAAAAGATATTAACTTGAATCCATTTTTACAAATACTACAAACTATTCTTTTTTCAACTTTTATAAGTTTGTTATCTTTAATATTAACAATTACTTTTCTTCCATTGTTTAGTAGATTGTTATTTAATAAATACTATGTTTTATTCAATAAGATAATAATGACGTTTTTAAGAATAATACCGGTAATAATTTTCTTTTTTATACTAAATACTTTATTTTTTTCGCCTTTAACTTTACTATTACTAATTTTAACTTTTCATCAAATAACAGTACTAACTAAGTTATTTAGCGAAATGATAGATAAATTTAATAAAAATGATTATCATAATTTAAAAATACAAGGATACAGTAAAAGCAAGATATACTTTTTATTTTTAATTCCTTCAATAAAACATGAATTAATTTCTATATTTATTTTTTATTTAGAAATTAATTTTAGAAATTTATTAACGTACAGTATTTATTCACAAAATGAATTAGTATTAGGTTCTAAAATTAGTTATTTTTTAAATGAAAAATTTTTAGATTTAAACAAAGCTTTTTCTTATGTATGAATATCAACTTTTACAATAATTTCTATTAATTTAATTAAATATCTAATTCATAATAGACTTAATAAAGTTAAATTATGGCCTTTAAAATTGATAAAAATTAACTTTTTCAATATTTAA
- the uvrB gene encoding excinuclease ABC subunit UvrB, translated as MNKYELVSSYQPAGDQPKAINELVNNIKNGVKYQVLEGITGSGKTFTIANVIKEFNRPVLVLSHNKTLASQLYTELKGFFPNNKVEYFVSYFDYYRPEYYHVASDSYSEKVSQNNAELDAMRMSSVNSLLTRNDTIIVASVSAIYGALNPEEYQDNFWEIHIGMKIKREEFLRRLIILQYQRNEIDLGWGTFSSKGDNVFINFSSNENFIVRVEFFGDEIEDITLIDPITKNPIKKVEKQIIFPGQAYTVSRDIIKEACEKIYHEMKERIKYFENNNRLLEAQRIKERTEKDIDSLEEFGICSGIENYALYMDKRLPGQRPYTLLDYFKDKNPLLIIDESHMMIPQLAAMYRGDHARKKTLVEYGFRLPSALDNRPLQLEEFEKYFDFQTIYISATPADYELNKTEGVIIPLYVRPTGLLDPVIEVRKSENQVENIYDEIQKQKIKNERTLILTTTKRLAEELTRYFLERNEKVAYIHSEHKTFERNNILRKLRTGTYDTVIGINLLREGIDLPEVSLIIVLDADKEGFLRSTKSLIQIAGRAARNANGRVIFYADNLTNSMKECIEDNLYKRSLQISYNREHNIIPKTIQKPIPELINGNNQLINNVQQFLNAKDKKEKTTLTKKELIAELTKQMQEATRVLDYEKAIELRDMIFELRETK; from the coding sequence ATGAATAAATATGAGTTAGTTTCAAGCTATCAACCTGCCGGAGACCAGCCTAAAGCAATTAATGAATTAGTTAATAATATAAAAAATGGCGTCAAATATCAAGTTCTTGAAGGAATTACTGGTTCTGGAAAAACATTTACTATTGCAAATGTAATAAAAGAATTTAATAGACCAGTATTAGTTCTTTCGCATAATAAAACCTTAGCTTCTCAACTTTATACGGAATTAAAAGGATTTTTCCCAAATAATAAAGTTGAGTATTTTGTCTCATATTTTGACTATTATCGTCCAGAATACTATCACGTAGCTAGTGATTCTTATAGTGAAAAAGTTTCTCAAAATAATGCTGAATTAGATGCAATGAGAATGTCTTCTGTTAATTCCTTGTTAACAAGAAACGATACTATAATTGTTGCATCAGTTTCTGCTATTTATGGTGCTTTAAATCCTGAAGAATATCAAGATAATTTTTGAGAAATACATATAGGAATGAAAATAAAAAGAGAAGAATTTTTAAGAAGATTAATTATTCTTCAATATCAAAGAAATGAAATAGATTTAGGATGAGGAACATTTAGTTCAAAAGGCGATAACGTATTTATTAATTTTTCCTCAAATGAAAATTTTATTGTTAGAGTTGAATTTTTTGGAGATGAAATTGAAGATATAACTTTAATTGATCCTATTACTAAAAACCCTATAAAAAAGGTAGAAAAACAAATTATTTTTCCCGGACAAGCATATACTGTTTCTAGAGACATAATAAAAGAAGCTTGTGAAAAAATCTATCATGAAATGAAAGAAAGAATCAAATATTTTGAAAATAATAATCGTTTATTAGAAGCTCAGAGAATAAAAGAAAGAACCGAAAAAGATATTGATTCATTAGAAGAATTTGGCATTTGCTCTGGAATTGAAAATTATGCCTTATATATGGATAAAAGATTGCCAGGTCAAAGACCTTATACGTTATTAGATTATTTTAAAGATAAAAATCCTCTCTTGATAATTGATGAATCTCACATGATGATACCACAATTAGCAGCAATGTATCGCGGTGATCACGCAAGAAAAAAAACTTTAGTAGAATATGGTTTTAGATTGCCTAGCGCACTAGATAATAGACCCTTACAATTAGAGGAATTTGAAAAATATTTTGATTTTCAAACCATATATATATCAGCAACTCCCGCTGATTATGAATTAAATAAAACTGAAGGCGTAATTATACCTTTGTATGTTAGACCGACAGGTTTATTAGATCCAGTAATTGAAGTGAGAAAATCTGAAAATCAAGTTGAAAATATTTACGATGAAATTCAAAAACAAAAAATAAAAAATGAAAGAACATTAATTCTCACAACTACTAAAAGATTAGCAGAGGAATTAACTAGATATTTTTTAGAAAGAAATGAAAAAGTAGCCTATATTCATTCAGAACATAAAACTTTTGAAAGAAATAATATTTTAAGAAAACTAAGAACAGGAACTTATGATACTGTTATAGGAATAAATCTGCTTAGAGAAGGCATTGATCTTCCCGAAGTAAGTTTAATTATTGTTTTAGATGCAGATAAAGAAGGATTTTTAAGATCTACTAAGAGCTTAATACAAATAGCCGGTAGAGCAGCTAGAAATGCTAATGGTAGAGTTATATTTTATGCTGATAATTTAACTAATAGTATGAAAGAATGTATAGAAGATAATTTATACAAACGTAGTTTACAAATCTCATATAATAGAGAACATAATATTATTCCAAAAACAATTCAAAAACCAATTCCTGAGTTAATTAATGGTAATAATCAACTAATTAATAACGTTCAACAATTTTTAAATGCTAAAGATAAAAAAGAAAAAACAACCTTAACTAAAAAAGAATTAATAGCCGAACTAACTAAACAAATGCAAGAAGCTACTAGAGTTTTAGACTATGAAAAAGCTATTGAATTAAGAGATATGATTTTTGAATTAAGAGAAACTAAATAA